From the Cryptomeria japonica chromosome 2, Sugi_1.0, whole genome shotgun sequence genome, one window contains:
- the LOC131855758 gene encoding heat shock cognate 70 kDa protein 2-like: MEGKRKEKAIGIDLGTTYSCVGVWQNDRVEIIVNDQGNRTTPSMVAFTAEERFVGDAAKFQISSNPLNTVFDVKRLIGRQFTDSSVQADMKLWPFTVVSQKNDKPMIEVNYKGQKKLFAPEEISSMVLMKMKTTAEQYLESEVKNAVITVPAYFSDSQRKMTKDAGRIAGLNVMRIINEPTAAAMTYGFGRAEEEKKHILVFDLGGGTFDVSIVVVQKGKFEVKAVGGEAHLGGEDFDNRMLGYCAQHFNKLYKTNLCVNAKALRRLRSECERAKRNLSSVVETVIDIDGLYEGYDFFLKIRRAKFEELNFDLFEKCMEVVKRCVADAKFNKSQIEDIILVGGSSRIPKVQEMVRDFFDGKELCRAVNPDEAVAYGAALQAAVLNKEDVHIVMEDVTPLSLGIAVDHDVMRVVVPRNTPLPTRKETSVTTAYDDMTALRIRVFEGERPLVIDNNFLGKFVLRGIPAAPAGVPIIKVCFEVDADGILNVSVHDRISGARNAITISNEGGRLSTQEIDKMIADAEKFRREDEEARKKQVAKYALECYVSNMKKRAMKEKSEGSMDADVAEDLISTITAVEEWLKDDTVTVVELQDKLKELELKCLCLSSPKRFKFIKSEK; this comes from the coding sequence ATGGAAGGAAAGAGAAAGGAGAAAGCCATCGGCATTGATCTGGGAACAACTTATAGCTGCGTGGGAGTATGGCAGAATGACAGAGTGGAAATCATTGTTAATGACCAAGGAAATAGAACTACTCCTTCTATGGTTGCTTTCACAGCCGAAGAGAGATTTGTCGGAGACGCTGCCAAGTTTCAaatttcctctaatcctcttaacaCCGTCTTCGATGTGAAAAGACTCATTGGTAGGCAATTTACTGATTCTTCTGTGCAGGCCGACATGAAACTGTGGCCTTTCACAGTTGTTTCACAGAAAAATGACAAGCCAATGATTGAAGTGAATTACAAGGGTCAGAAGAAACTGTTTGCGCCTGAGGAAATCTCATCCATggttttaatgaaaatgaaaactaCAGCTGAACAGTATCTAGAAAgtgaggtgaaaaatgcagttatTACGGTGCCTGCCTACTTCAGTGACTCCCAAAGGAAGATGACTAAAGACGCTGGCCGGATTGCAGGTCTAAATGTAATGCGGATCATCAATGAGCCGACTGCTGCAGCCATGACTTACGGCTTTGGTAGAgctgaggaagagaagaaacatatTCTGGTGTTTGACCTTGGTGGAGGTACTTTTGATGTTTCTATTGTTGTAGTTCAAAAAggcaaatttgaggtgaaagcagTTGGGGGAGAGGCACATTTGGGAGGTGAAGATTTTGACAATAGGATGCTCGGCTACTGTGCCCAACACTTCAACAAgttgtacaaaacaaatttatgTGTGAATGCCAAAGCTCTTCGGCGACTGCGTTCAGAGTGTGAGAGGGCAAAGAGAAATTTGTCCTCAGTGGTAGAGACTGTAATTGATATCGACGGTCTCTACGAAGGATATGATTTTTTCTTGAAGATCAGGAGAGCAAAGTTTGAAGAGCTCAACTTTGATTTATTTGAGAAGTGCATGGAAGTTGTGAAGAGATGCGTGGCAGATGCCAAGTTTAATAAGAGCCAAATTGAAGATATTATATTAGTAGGGGGTTCCTCAAGAATACCAAAGGTGCAGGAAATGGTCAGAGATTTCTTCGATGGGAAGGAGCTCTGCAGAGCTGTAAATCCGGACGAAGCAGTAGCTTATGGTGCTGCACTTCAGGCAGCTGTGCTCAACAAGGAGGACGTTCACATTGTCATGGAGGATGTCACGCCTTTGAGTCTTGGAATTGCAGTTGATCATGATGTGATGAGGGTAGTTGTTCCGCGAAATACTCCGCTTCCCACTCGGAAAGAGACATCCGTCACTACAGCATATGACGATATGACAGCCTTACGCATTCGAGTTTTCGAAGGTGAAAGACCTTTGGTTATAGACAACAATTTTCTCGGAAAATTTGTATTGAGAGGGATTCCCGCTGCCCCGGCTGGAGTGCCAATTATTAAAGTTTGCTTTGAAGTGGATGCAGATGGAATTCTGAACGTTTCTGTCCACGACAGAATAAGTGGAGCAAGAAATGCGATTACCATTAGTAATGAAGGTGGGAGACTAAGCACTCAAGAGATTGATAAAATGATAGCGGACGCAGAAAAATTTCGCAGGGAGGACGAAGAAGCGAGGAAAAAGCAGGTTGCCAAATACGCCCTTGAATGTTACGTGTCCAACATGAAAAAGAGGGCAATGAAAGAAAAGAGTGAAGGCTCTATGGACGCTGATGTTGCAGAAGATCTTATATCAACTATCACTGCAGTTGAGGAATGGTTAAAGGACGACACTGTGACAGTTGTTGAACTGCAAGACAAATTGAAAGAATTGGAATTGAAATGCCTGTGTTTATCTTCCCCCAAGCGGTTTAAGTTTATTAAATCAGAGAAATGA
- the LOC131035188 gene encoding LOW QUALITY PROTEIN: heat shock cognate 70 kDa protein 2 (The sequence of the model RefSeq protein was modified relative to this genomic sequence to represent the inferred CDS: deleted 2 bases in 2 codons) codes for MEGKRKEKAIGIDLGTTYSCVGVWQNDRVEIIVNDQGNRITPSMVAFTPEERFVGDAAKFQISSNPLNTAFDMKRLIGRRYTDSSVQADMKLWPFRVVSQKNDKPMIEVNYKVQKKLFAPEEISSMVLMKVKTTAEQYLESEVKNAVITVPAYFSDSQRKMTKDAGRIAGLNVMRIINEPTAAAMTYGFGRAEEEKKHILVFDLGGGTFDVSIVVVQKRKFEVKAVGGEAHLGGEDFDNRMLDYCVQHFNKLYSPNLCVNAKALRRLRSECERAKRNLSSVVETVIDIDGLYEGYDFFLKIRRAKFEELNFDLFEKCMEVVKRCVAGCKLRSKSQIEDIVLVGGSSRIPKVQEMVRDFFVGKELCRAVNPDEAVAYGAALQAAVLNKEDVHIVMVDVTPLSLGISVSNGVMLVVVPRNTALPTRKETSVTTAYDDQTSVAFLVHEGERPLVADNDLLGKFVLRGIPAAPARVPSIKVCFEVDADGILNVSVHDRGSGARNAITISNEGGRLSIQEIDKMIADAEKFCKEDEEAREKHVAKNALECYVSNMKKRAMKAKSEDSMDADVAEDLISTITAVEEWLKDNDTVTVVELQDKLKELELKCLCLSSPKRFKFI; via the exons ATGGAAGGAAAGAGAAAGGAGAAAGCCATCGGCATTGATCTGGGAACAACTTATAGCTGCGTGGGAGTATGGCAGAATGACAGAGTGGAAATCATTGTTAATGACCAA GGAAATAGAATTACTCCTTCA ATGGTTGCTTTCACACCTGAAGAGAGATTTGTTGGAGACGCTGCCAAGTTtcaaatttcttctaatcctcttaaCACCGCCTTCGATATGAAAAGACTTATAGGAAGGCGATATACTGATTCCTCTGTCCAGGCCGACATGAAACTGTGGCCTTTCAGAGTTGTTTCACAGAAAAATGACAAGCCAATGATTGAAGTGAATTACAAGGTTCAGAAGAAACTGTTTGCGCCTGAGGAAATCTCATCCATGGTTTTAATGAAAGTGAAAACTACAGCTGAACAGTATCTAGAAAgtgaggtgaaaaatgcagttatTACGGTGCCTGCCTACTTCAGTGACTCCCAAAGGAAGATGACTAAAGACGCTGGCCGGATTGCAGGTCTAAATGTAATGCGGATCATCAATGAGCCGACTGCCGCAGCCATGACTTACGGCTTTGGTAGAgctgaggaagagaagaaacatatTCTGGTGTTTGACCTTGGTGGAGGTACTTTTGATGTTTCTATTGTTGTAGTTCAAAAAcgcaaatttgaggtgaaagcagTTGGGGGAGAGGCACATTTGGGAGGTGAAGATTTTGACAATAGGATGCTCGACTACTGTGTCCAACACTTCAACAAGTTGTACAGTCCAAATTTATGTGTGAATGCCAAAGCTCTTCGGCGACTGCGTTCAGAGTGTGAGAGGGCAAAGAGAAATTTGTCCTCAGTGGTAGAGACTGTAATTGATATTGACGGTCTCTACGAAGGATATGATTTTTTCTTGAAGATCAGGAGAGCAAAGTTTGAAGAGCTCAACTTTGATTTATTTGAGAAGTGCATGGAAGTTGTGAAGAGATGCGTGGCAGGTTGCAAGTTAAGAAGTAAGAGCCAAATTGAAGATATTGTATTAGTAGGGGGTTCCTCAAGAATACCAAAGGTGCAGGAAATGGTCAGAGATTTCTTCGTTGGGAAGGAGCTGTGCAGAGCTGTAAATCCGGACGAAGCAGTAGCCTATGGTGCTGCGCTTCAGGCAGCTGTGCTCAACAAGGAGGACGTTCACATTGTCATGGTTGATGTCACGCCTTTGAGTCTTGGAATCTCAGTGTCTAATGGTGTTATGTTGGTAGTTGTTCCGCGAAATACTGCACTTCCCACTCGGAAGGAGACATCCGTAACCACAGCATATGACGATCAGACATCTGTAGCTTTTCTAGTTCACGAAGGTGAAAGACCTCTGGTTGCAGACAACGATCTTCTAGGAAAATTTGTATTGAGAGGGATTCCCGCTGCCCCGGCTAGAGTGCCAAGTATTAAAGTTTGCTTTGAAGTGGACGCAGATGGAATTCTGAACGTTTCAGTCCACGACAGGGGAAGTGGAGCAAGAAATGCGATTACCATTAGTAATGAAGGTGGGAGACTGAGCATTCAAGAGATTGATAAAATGATAGCGGACGCAGAAAAATTCTGCAAGGAAGACGAAGAAGCGAGGGAAAAACATGTTGCCAAAAACGCCCTTGAATGTTACGTGTCAAACATGAAAAAGAGGGCGATGAAAGCAAAGAGTGAAGATTCTATGGACGCTGATGTTGCAGAAGATCTTATATCAACTATCACTGCAGTTGAGGAATGGTTAAAGGACAACGACACTGTGACAGTGGTTGAACTGCAAGATAAATTGAAAGAATTGGAATTGAAATGCCTGTGTTTGTCTTCCCCCAAGCGGTTTAAGTTTATTTAA